In Helianthus annuus cultivar XRQ/B chromosome 9, HanXRQr2.0-SUNRISE, whole genome shotgun sequence, the following are encoded in one genomic region:
- the LOC110879128 gene encoding uncharacterized protein LOC110879128 — protein MGICSSCESTSVLTAKLISHDGRLQEFSYPVKVSYVLQNNPSTFICNSDEMEFDDVLSAVSADEELQLGQLYFALPLSQLRHPLQPEEMAALAVKASSALTSCRHKNLTFNKISGRVADAGGFERSARRGGGGGRRRSVTAMSLSVIPE, from the coding sequence ATGGGTATTTGCAGTTCATGCGAGTCCACGTCAGTACTGACGGCAAAACTAATATCTCACGACGGCCGGTTACAAGAATTCTCGTATCCAGTTAAGGTGTCGTACGTTTTACAAAACAACCCCTCAACTTTTATTTGTAACTCCGATGAGATGGAGTTTGACGACGTCTTGTCCGCCGTTAGCGCCGATGAGGAGTTGCAGCTTGGCCAGCTGTACTTCGCGCTGCCATTGAGTCAGCTCAGACACCCGCTTCAGCCGGAAGAAATGGCGGCTCTGGCTGTCAAAGCCAGCTCTGCATTGACCAGTTGCCGTCACAAAAACTTGACTTTTAACAAGATTTCGGGTCGGGTTGCGGATGCGGGTGGGTTTGAGAGGAGTGCGAGGAGAGGCGGTGGCGGTGGAAGGAGACGGAGTGTTACCGCAATGTCGTTGAGTGTTATTCCGGAGTAG